A part of Treponema primitia ZAS-1 genomic DNA contains:
- a CDS encoding ABC transporter substrate-binding protein — protein sequence MIKRKLIFAFVFGCALITLVLTGCSKKSDGGAAGSTGAKQVINLWSFTDEVPKMLDKYRELHPDFDQKYEIKTTIIATTDGAYQPALDAALSGGGSGAPDIYTAEAAFVLKYTQGDAAQFAAPYASLGIDVSSALREADIAQYTVDIGSRGSELVALGFQATGGAFIYRRSIARDVWGTDDPAAIKGKVGPGWDKFFAAAADLKAKGYGIVSGDGDIWHAVENSSDRGWIVDGKLNIDPKREEFLDLSKRLKDNGYHNDTEDWQDAWFADMKDAGAKKVLGFFGPAWLINYVMAGNSGGSKPGEGTYGDWAVCEPPVGFFWGGTWLLANKDSKVKDAVGDIIKWVTLDYSETGLQYYWANGTLNGPGGTKDTVGSGTVMSRSDGSLEFLGGQNMFDAFVPAGQFANGKNLTQYDESINLSWRGQVREYTNGNKSRAKALADFRQLVADNLDIR from the coding sequence ATGATAAAGAGAAAGCTTATTTTTGCGTTTGTTTTTGGTTGCGCGTTGATTACTCTGGTTCTTACCGGGTGTAGCAAGAAGTCTGATGGAGGGGCAGCCGGTTCAACCGGCGCTAAGCAGGTCATCAATTTGTGGAGTTTTACCGATGAAGTGCCTAAAATGCTCGATAAATATCGGGAACTTCACCCCGATTTTGACCAGAAATATGAAATTAAAACCACAATCATCGCCACGACGGACGGTGCGTATCAGCCGGCCCTTGACGCGGCGCTTTCGGGCGGCGGCAGCGGCGCTCCCGATATCTATACCGCCGAAGCGGCCTTCGTGCTGAAATACACCCAGGGGGATGCCGCTCAGTTTGCGGCTCCCTATGCGTCTTTGGGTATTGATGTCAGCAGTGCGCTGCGGGAAGCCGACATTGCCCAATATACGGTTGATATTGGCTCACGGGGCAGCGAGCTTGTTGCCCTCGGCTTTCAGGCAACCGGCGGCGCCTTCATTTACCGGCGCTCCATTGCCCGCGATGTCTGGGGTACCGATGATCCGGCGGCGATTAAGGGCAAGGTTGGCCCCGGTTGGGACAAATTCTTCGCCGCAGCCGCCGATCTTAAAGCGAAGGGTTATGGCATCGTTTCAGGTGACGGCGATATATGGCATGCGGTTGAAAACAGCTCCGACCGGGGCTGGATTGTAGACGGCAAGCTCAACATCGATCCGAAACGTGAAGAATTCCTCGATCTTTCAAAGCGGCTTAAAGACAACGGTTATCACAACGACACCGAAGACTGGCAGGACGCCTGGTTTGCCGACATGAAAGACGCCGGTGCAAAAAAGGTCCTGGGCTTCTTCGGTCCCGCTTGGCTCATCAACTACGTTATGGCAGGTAATTCCGGCGGCAGCAAGCCCGGCGAAGGCACCTACGGCGACTGGGCGGTCTGCGAGCCTCCGGTCGGCTTCTTCTGGGGCGGCACTTGGCTTTTAGCCAATAAAGACAGCAAGGTTAAGGATGCTGTCGGGGACATCATTAAATGGGTTACCCTCGACTATTCCGAAACCGGGTTGCAGTATTACTGGGCCAACGGCACGCTTAACGGCCCCGGCGGGACCAAGGACACGGTCGGTTCCGGTACTGTCATGAGCCGCTCCGACGGTTCACTTGAATTCCTCGGCGGACAGAATATGTTTGATGCATTCGTCCCTGCGGGACAATTTGCCAATGGCAAGAACCTTACCCAGTACGACGAATCGATCAATCTAAGCTGGCGCGGACAGGTACGGGAATACACCAACGGCAACAAGTCCCGCGCTAAGGCCCTTGCAGACTTCAGGCAGCTGGTAGCGGACAATCTTGATATACGGTGA
- a CDS encoding AraC family transcriptional regulator, translating to MGIHTKSEQKPWQEKEPFAYSFPYRSWDSMMPLFTFPLHWHEYHEILYVVKGKTYASLAGETYEASEGDIITISNGILHGFFPSSPGTSARIFQFESKIFNESGIELRDGVHGDPVFARKPLLSAKKDGILYKKAMSLIMDMFKEYNQRDAGFRLSIKSKLYEFALMFLREIPSEQVIRPNKNTNHKYMNERLEQILSFIFKNFDKSNITLDDAAGEAALSKFHFTRFLKEQTGQSFHSYLSMVRISHAVEYLVKTDTSVTDIAYQSGFSSLKTFNRVFKTYTGKNPSQYRYEASVGGEAIKALVHQK from the coding sequence ATGGGCATACATACAAAATCTGAACAGAAACCTTGGCAGGAAAAGGAACCCTTTGCCTATTCCTTCCCCTACCGTTCCTGGGACAGCATGATGCCCCTTTTTACCTTTCCCCTGCATTGGCATGAATACCATGAAATACTGTATGTGGTAAAGGGGAAAACCTATGCGTCCTTAGCCGGTGAAACCTACGAAGCTTCGGAGGGAGATATAATAACCATAAGCAATGGTATATTGCATGGTTTTTTCCCCTCAAGTCCCGGTACATCGGCTCGAATATTCCAATTTGAATCTAAAATATTTAATGAAAGCGGTATTGAGCTGCGGGACGGCGTTCATGGGGATCCGGTATTTGCGCGGAAGCCCCTGCTGAGCGCGAAAAAAGACGGAATCCTCTATAAAAAAGCGATGTCCCTTATTATGGATATGTTTAAGGAATATAACCAGCGGGACGCCGGATTTCGCCTCTCCATCAAATCTAAGCTTTATGAATTTGCCCTGATGTTTCTCCGGGAAATACCCTCCGAACAAGTTATCAGACCAAATAAAAACACGAACCATAAATATATGAATGAGCGGCTGGAACAAATATTATCCTTTATATTTAAAAATTTTGATAAATCGAATATTACCCTGGATGATGCCGCCGGGGAGGCTGCCTTAAGTAAATTCCATTTTACCCGGTTCTTAAAGGAACAGACCGGACAGAGTTTTCATTCCTACCTTTCCATGGTACGGATCAGCCATGCGGTGGAGTATCTTGTTAAAACCGATACCTCCGTTACGGATATTGCCTATCAAAGCGGCTTTTCAAGCTTGAAAACGTTTAACCGGGTTTTTAAAACCTATACGGGGAAAAACCCCTCCCAATACCGGTATGAGGCCAGTGTCGGGGGCGAGGCCATAAAGGCCCTGGTTCATCAGAAATAA
- a CDS encoding FMN-binding glutamate synthase family protein, with protein sequence MNLQRPNGNDATRSVNRSTSVVPSSGLCSRCIDGCKGNCEIFKATFRGRELIYPGPFGDITAGGDKNYPVDYSHLNIQGYAQGAEGLPTGTPADPDHARFPLVNTETEYGWDKKVKMTMPVFTGALGSTEIARKNWEHFAVGAAISGVTIVCGENVCGIDPGLELNGSKKVAKAPDMDRRIAAYKKYHSGYGEILIQMNVEDTNLGVAEYIIEKHKIETIELKWGQGAKCIGGEIKVGSLERALELQKRGYIVTPDPSDPIIQASFKDGAIKEFERHSRLGFVTEEGFMKEVARLRGLGFKRITLKTGAYSLKELAMAIKYCSKAKIDLLTIDGASGGTGMSPWRMMEEWGVPSLYLHSAAYEYSSILAAQGERAPDLAFAGGFSSEDGVFKALALGAPYVKAVCMGRALMIPGMVGKNIAQWLKDGNLPKTVADYGSSPEEIFVNYEKVKNIVGGGEIDKIPLGAIGIYSYADKLKVGLQQLMAGARRFNLSIISRKDLMSLTEECTKVTGIPYLMDCYRDEAMKILRG encoded by the coding sequence ATGAATTTACAGCGTCCCAATGGTAATGACGCCACACGGTCGGTTAACCGCTCGACCAGTGTGGTACCCTCAAGCGGCCTCTGTTCCCGGTGTATCGACGGGTGCAAGGGGAATTGTGAAATCTTTAAGGCAACATTCAGGGGCAGGGAACTCATCTATCCAGGGCCTTTCGGGGATATAACTGCGGGGGGGGATAAAAATTACCCCGTGGATTATTCCCATCTCAATATCCAAGGATATGCCCAGGGCGCCGAAGGGCTTCCTACGGGAACTCCGGCGGACCCGGATCATGCCCGGTTTCCCCTGGTTAACACAGAAACCGAATACGGCTGGGATAAAAAAGTTAAAATGACCATGCCGGTATTTACCGGCGCCTTGGGATCCACCGAAATTGCCCGGAAGAACTGGGAACACTTTGCCGTGGGAGCCGCCATTTCAGGGGTTACCATAGTCTGCGGCGAGAATGTTTGCGGCATTGATCCTGGACTGGAATTGAATGGCAGCAAAAAAGTAGCTAAAGCCCCCGACATGGACCGGCGTATTGCAGCCTACAAAAAATACCACTCAGGGTACGGGGAGATCCTTATTCAGATGAATGTGGAGGATACGAACCTCGGTGTGGCGGAGTATATTATTGAAAAGCATAAAATCGAAACCATAGAGCTTAAGTGGGGCCAGGGCGCTAAATGTATAGGCGGCGAAATCAAAGTCGGTTCCCTTGAGCGGGCTCTGGAACTCCAGAAGCGGGGCTACATCGTTACCCCCGATCCATCGGATCCCATTATCCAGGCCTCTTTTAAAGACGGGGCTATTAAAGAATTTGAACGTCACAGCCGCCTGGGCTTTGTTACTGAAGAAGGCTTTATGAAGGAAGTGGCCCGCCTGCGTGGTCTTGGCTTTAAACGTATCACCCTTAAAACCGGCGCTTACAGTCTTAAAGAATTGGCTATGGCTATCAAATACTGTTCCAAAGCTAAGATCGATCTCCTCACCATTGACGGCGCTTCAGGCGGCACCGGCATGAGCCCCTGGCGCATGATGGAAGAATGGGGTGTTCCTTCACTTTACCTTCACAGCGCAGCCTATGAGTATTCATCAATACTTGCCGCCCAGGGTGAGCGGGCGCCCGACCTCGCTTTTGCGGGCGGGTTCAGTTCCGAAGACGGTGTCTTTAAGGCCCTGGCCTTAGGCGCCCCCTATGTAAAGGCGGTGTGTATGGGCCGTGCGCTCATGATCCCCGGTATGGTGGGAAAGAACATAGCCCAATGGCTTAAAGATGGGAATCTTCCCAAAACTGTAGCCGATTACGGAAGCAGCCCGGAAGAGATTTTTGTTAACTACGAAAAAGTAAAGAACATCGTTGGGGGAGGGGAAATCGACAAGATACCCCTGGGCGCCATCGGTATCTACAGCTATGCGGATAAGCTCAAAGTCGGCCTCCAGCAGCTCATGGCCGGGGCCCGGCGTTTCAATCTTTCTATCATCAGCCGTAAAGACCTCATGTCCCTTACGGAAGAGTGCACCAAAGTTACGGGCATTCCCTATCTTATGGATTGTTACCGTGATGAGGCCATGAAGATACTAAGGGGCTAA
- a CDS encoding carbohydrate ABC transporter permease: MIRHNDAISRNLSKTVIYIVCIFLSILSILPFWIMFMNATRSTFEIQQNAVSLLPSKYFLSNWKILLGKSFNPLVGFINSFIVSTGATVCAVYFSSLTAYAIVAYVWKAREAFFTFIMCVLMIPAQVAGIGFYQFMYRIHWTNSLWPLILPAIAAPAMVFFMRQYLLASLSLEIVDAARIDGSGEFATFNRIILPIMKPAIATQAIFSFVANWNNLFTPLILLTDKNHYTMPIMVSLLRGDIYKTEYGSVYLGLALTSLPLFVIYFLLSRYIIAGVALGGVKE; the protein is encoded by the coding sequence ATGATCCGACATAACGATGCTATTTCCCGTAACCTGAGCAAGACGGTTATTTATATTGTTTGTATTTTTCTATCGATTTTAAGCATACTGCCTTTCTGGATTATGTTTATGAACGCAACCCGAAGCACATTCGAAATCCAGCAGAACGCAGTATCGCTCTTGCCGTCAAAATACTTTTTAAGCAACTGGAAAATACTGCTCGGCAAGAGTTTTAACCCCCTGGTTGGTTTCATAAACTCTTTTATTGTTTCCACAGGCGCAACCGTCTGCGCGGTGTACTTTTCATCCCTCACGGCTTATGCAATTGTTGCCTATGTGTGGAAAGCGCGGGAGGCGTTCTTCACCTTCATCATGTGCGTGCTTATGATTCCCGCCCAGGTTGCGGGCATAGGGTTCTACCAGTTTATGTACCGTATTCACTGGACAAACAGCCTTTGGCCGTTGATACTACCCGCCATAGCCGCGCCTGCAATGGTATTTTTTATGCGCCAGTATCTTCTTGCCTCGCTGTCCCTTGAAATCGTGGACGCAGCCCGCATAGACGGTTCCGGCGAGTTTGCCACCTTCAACAGGATAATTCTGCCTATTATGAAGCCCGCAATAGCGACACAGGCGATTTTCTCGTTTGTCGCCAATTGGAATAACCTGTTTACCCCCCTCATCCTGCTTACCGACAAGAATCATTACACCATGCCGATTATGGTAAGCCTTTTGCGGGGTGACATATATAAAACCGAATACGGTTCAGTATATCTTGGGTTAGCACTCACGTCACTGCCGCTGTTCGTCATATATTTCCTGCTTTCACGGTACATCATAGCAGGGGTAGCCCTCGGCGGCGTAAAAGAATAG
- the amrB gene encoding AmmeMemoRadiSam system protein B, with amino-acid sequence MSLRKIRLPPGWYPQTTEAVSRFLEKTIRENRDDGTASAAAAPHAGWRYSGAIAARAFLSLKRDVDTVLVIGGHIPGGMRPLMAEEDAVETPLGDIPVDTEFRIALGQSLDCLPDQYADNTVEVQLPMVRYFFPAAKLLWLRFPADESSFESGKEITRIAEKIGRNLVVLGSTDLTHYGNNYGYSPQGGGKKALAWVRDVNDANFIAAVKSGDPRAILDRAEKDRSACSAGAILGALGFAKGFVQESGVPKAELLAYGTSAGENPEEGEIPDSFVGYGAFCWR; translated from the coding sequence ATGAGTTTACGAAAAATACGCCTTCCTCCGGGCTGGTATCCCCAAACAACAGAGGCGGTTTCCCGTTTTTTGGAAAAAACCATTCGGGAAAACCGGGATGATGGGACCGCATCGGCTGCGGCAGCTCCCCATGCGGGTTGGCGTTATTCAGGCGCCATTGCCGCCAGAGCGTTCCTGTCGTTGAAACGGGACGTGGATACGGTGCTTGTAATCGGCGGCCATATTCCGGGCGGAATGCGCCCCCTTATGGCCGAGGAGGACGCTGTGGAGACTCCCTTGGGGGATATACCGGTGGATACGGAATTTCGTATTGCCCTTGGTCAGTCTCTGGACTGTCTGCCGGACCAATATGCCGATAATACTGTTGAGGTACAGCTTCCAATGGTTCGTTATTTCTTCCCGGCGGCAAAATTGCTCTGGCTCCGGTTCCCGGCAGACGAAAGTTCCTTTGAGTCGGGTAAGGAAATTACCCGGATAGCCGAAAAAATTGGTCGGAACTTGGTGGTTTTGGGTTCCACGGATCTGACCCATTACGGGAACAACTACGGATACAGTCCCCAGGGCGGAGGCAAAAAGGCCCTTGCCTGGGTTCGGGATGTAAACGACGCCAATTTTATCGCCGCAGTTAAATCCGGCGATCCCCGGGCAATTTTAGACCGGGCGGAGAAAGATCGTTCCGCCTGTTCTGCCGGGGCTATTCTGGGGGCTCTGGGTTTTGCAAAGGGCTTTGTCCAAGAATCCGGCGTACCAAAGGCTGAGCTTCTGGCTTACGGAACCAGTGCTGGCGAAAATCCGGAGGAGGGGGAAATCCCCGACTCTTTTGTGGGGTACGGAGCTTTTTGTTGGAGATGA
- a CDS encoding glycoside hydrolase family 43 protein: protein MITVSNPILPGFHPDPSILRVGDTYYIANSTFEWYPGVEIHRSKDLASWEQLPSPLSEKRLLDMLGNPASGGIWAPCLSYSDGLFYLVFTNVQSWNSGPWKDAPNYLTTAPSIEGPWSDPVFLNASGFDASLFHDDDGRKWLVNMEWDYRKTNVAWQFTGILLQEYDCKEKKLVGKVKNIFTGTAIKLVEGPHLYKKNDWYYLLTAEGGTQYEHAATLARSKTIDGPYEVHPTNPLLTSYGRTDLYLQKAGHASWCDTPNGKTYLAFLCGRPLPGTKHCVLGRETALTELEWHSDGWPYVKYADLNGTDKPRSVFGESIPNFPGASFAPPEPLAELPKPYSVLKNYRFDTNSIDRDFKTLRTAPDTEFYSLNARKGFLRLRGGQSPVSRFKQTLLARRQLDFSFASETYMEFEPKSFHELAGLSWRYDENNQYLLALSYDEQKGRVLSVHSMIAGVYSRTDDTALSKDGGIWLGLTVHGTTGRFRYSLDGNVWNTLRPVLDAAVLSDEYYQEGFTGAFIGMFCIDTANYAAHADFKCFMYTPLTEELQ from the coding sequence ATGATAACTGTTTCAAATCCAATATTGCCCGGCTTTCATCCTGACCCGTCAATACTGCGGGTGGGTGATACCTATTATATTGCCAATTCAACCTTTGAATGGTATCCCGGGGTTGAAATTCACCGGTCAAAGGATCTTGCATCCTGGGAACAGCTTCCTTCGCCGCTCAGTGAAAAACGGCTTCTGGATATGCTTGGCAATCCCGCTTCCGGTGGAATATGGGCCCCATGTCTCAGTTATTCTGATGGCCTGTTCTACCTCGTCTTTACCAATGTCCAGAGTTGGAATTCAGGCCCCTGGAAGGATGCCCCCAATTACCTTACCACCGCCCCTTCAATCGAAGGTCCCTGGTCCGATCCGGTATTTCTGAACGCCTCCGGTTTTGATGCGTCCCTGTTCCACGATGATGATGGAAGGAAATGGCTGGTAAACATGGAATGGGATTACCGCAAAACAAATGTTGCCTGGCAATTCACCGGCATTCTTTTGCAGGAATATGATTGCAAAGAAAAAAAACTCGTCGGAAAAGTAAAGAATATCTTTACCGGGACGGCAATTAAACTGGTGGAGGGGCCTCATCTCTATAAAAAAAATGACTGGTATTATCTATTAACCGCCGAAGGGGGAACCCAGTATGAACACGCCGCTACCCTGGCCCGTTCAAAAACTATTGATGGGCCCTATGAGGTCCATCCGACAAACCCCCTGTTAACATCCTATGGAAGGACGGATCTTTATTTACAAAAGGCGGGACATGCCAGTTGGTGTGATACCCCCAATGGCAAAACCTATCTTGCCTTCCTCTGCGGACGTCCGCTCCCGGGAACGAAACACTGTGTCCTGGGACGTGAAACCGCATTAACAGAACTTGAATGGCATAGCGATGGCTGGCCCTATGTCAAATACGCGGACCTGAACGGGACGGATAAACCCCGCAGCGTTTTTGGGGAAAGCATTCCGAATTTTCCCGGTGCAAGCTTTGCACCGCCGGAGCCCCTTGCGGAGCTTCCGAAACCGTACTCTGTTTTAAAAAATTACCGGTTCGATACCAATAGTATTGACCGGGATTTTAAGACCCTGCGTACTGCGCCTGATACTGAGTTTTACTCCCTTAACGCCCGTAAAGGCTTTCTGCGTCTTCGGGGAGGACAATCGCCGGTCTCCCGGTTTAAACAAACCCTTCTGGCCCGCCGTCAGCTTGATTTTTCCTTTGCCTCGGAAACCTATATGGAATTTGAACCCAAGAGCTTTCATGAATTGGCTGGGCTTTCCTGGCGCTATGATGAAAATAATCAGTACCTGCTTGCCCTTTCCTATGATGAACAAAAGGGCAGGGTCCTTTCCGTTCATTCGATGATCGCCGGCGTGTATTCCCGGACCGATGATACGGCCTTGTCCAAGGATGGCGGAATCTGGCTTGGTCTGACCGTTCACGGTACTACGGGCAGATTCCGGTATTCCCTGGATGGGAATGTCTGGAATACCCTGCGGCCTGTCCTTGACGCAGCGGTCCTTTCGGATGAATATTATCAGGAGGGTTTTACCGGCGCTTTTATCGGCATGTTCTGTATAGATACGGCAAATTATGCCGCCCATGCTGATTTTAAGTGCTTTATGTATACGCCCTTAACGGAGGAATTACAATGA
- the xylB gene encoding xylulokinase — MIRTVAGIDMGTQSIKVVLYDWNAHRIIASKAEPVELIAESDGTREQKTEWFDAALEKCFSAFSPEEKNSIAAIGISGHQHGFVPLDADGKALYNVKLWNDTSTAEECRIITQAAGGDDAVIAEVCNLMLPGFTAPKILWLKRHKPEAFARLRYIMLPHDYLNYRFTGEYKAEYGDASGMAIFNGKTRSWSKKICAIIDEKLLGLLPPLINSDEPNGFVHDAAAKRFGIPAGIPVSSGGGDNMMSAIGTGTVRDGVLSMSLGTSGTLYGYSETPLSDPKNGLSGFNSSTGAYLPLLCTMNCTVATEEARRIFNLEVKEFDALAEKSKPGAEGIVFLPFFNGERTPNLPNGRASISGISAVNFTRENVARAAMESAIFGMRGGLEAFVKLGFKAREIRITGGGSKSPIWRQMAADILNIPVKRPANAESAAMGGAIQALWCLLKKDGKPADIAVLTDEHIEIQENESIKPDSKTVAAYNTAYTEYNKYLKALSPLYQ; from the coding sequence ATGATAAGGACTGTCGCCGGTATTGACATGGGTACCCAAAGTATCAAGGTGGTTCTGTACGACTGGAATGCCCATCGTATTATCGCTTCAAAGGCAGAGCCGGTAGAACTTATTGCGGAAAGTGACGGGACCCGTGAACAAAAAACAGAATGGTTTGATGCGGCGCTGGAAAAATGTTTTTCCGCCTTTTCACCGGAAGAAAAAAATAGTATTGCCGCCATAGGGATTTCGGGACATCAGCATGGTTTTGTGCCCCTGGACGCGGATGGTAAGGCTCTATACAACGTAAAGCTTTGGAATGATACTTCCACCGCCGAGGAATGCCGGATAATCACCCAGGCGGCCGGTGGGGATGATGCGGTCATAGCAGAGGTCTGTAACCTTATGCTGCCCGGGTTTACTGCCCCAAAAATACTTTGGCTTAAACGGCATAAACCTGAGGCTTTTGCCCGGCTGCGCTACATTATGCTTCCCCACGATTACCTTAATTACCGCTTTACCGGTGAATACAAAGCCGAATACGGGGATGCCTCGGGTATGGCGATTTTTAACGGGAAAACCCGTTCCTGGTCAAAGAAGATATGCGCCATAATTGACGAAAAGCTCCTTGGTTTGCTGCCCCCCCTTATCAATTCGGATGAGCCCAACGGCTTTGTCCATGACGCGGCGGCCAAGCGTTTTGGGATTCCGGCGGGGATTCCCGTTTCTTCCGGGGGCGGTGATAATATGATGAGCGCCATCGGAACCGGCACGGTTCGGGATGGGGTTCTTTCCATGAGCCTGGGCACATCAGGTACCCTCTACGGTTACTCGGAAACGCCCCTGTCTGATCCAAAAAACGGGCTTTCGGGCTTTAATTCATCCACCGGCGCTTATCTTCCGCTTTTGTGTACGATGAACTGTACCGTGGCCACCGAAGAAGCCCGTCGTATATTTAACCTGGAGGTGAAAGAATTCGACGCGCTGGCGGAAAAATCAAAACCCGGAGCGGAAGGCATCGTGTTTCTCCCCTTCTTTAACGGCGAACGCACCCCGAACCTTCCCAATGGCCGGGCGAGTATTTCCGGTATTAGCGCGGTTAACTTTACCAGGGAAAACGTAGCCCGGGCCGCGATGGAATCGGCAATTTTTGGGATGCGCGGCGGTCTGGAGGCTTTTGTGAAGCTTGGCTTTAAGGCCCGTGAAATCAGAATCACCGGCGGGGGGAGTAAAAGCCCTATCTGGCGTCAGATGGCAGCGGATATTCTGAACATCCCCGTAAAACGTCCTGCAAATGCGGAATCCGCCGCCATGGGCGGCGCAATACAAGCCCTCTGGTGTCTCCTGAAAAAAGATGGAAAGCCTGCGGATATAGCGGTCCTTACGGATGAACATATAGAAATTCAGGAAAATGAAAGTATCAAACCGGATAGCAAAACTGTCGCTGCATATAATACCGCATATACGGAGTATAACAAGTACCTTAAAGCGCTTAGTCCGCTTTATCAATAA
- a CDS encoding carbohydrate ABC transporter permease translates to MQRTSVNYSKYGYIFCIPFVLAFLIFSLYPILYTAVIGFTDLRGLGKTDFHFLANPFENFQSVLNNPSFIKSLQNTGLIWIINFIPQIALALLLTAWFTNERLRVKGQGAFKVMLYMPNIITAATIAILFNSLFAYPMSPVNYLAVKLGFIDAPMNFLLQKWTARGIVAFIQFWMWYGSTMIVLIAGVMGISPTLFEAAAIDGASGIQTFFRITLPSLRTILLYTLITSMIGGLQIFDIPRLFLLGGPDNATLTTSVFIFNQAFSGSYLYNRAAAASMIMFLIIGVLSAILFYVMRDKDAEKQKKAKKELARAARRFPS, encoded by the coding sequence ATGCAGCGCACAAGTGTCAATTATTCAAAGTACGGGTATATCTTCTGCATACCATTTGTTCTTGCCTTTCTTATTTTTTCGTTATACCCCATACTGTATACCGCAGTTATTGGTTTTACGGATCTGCGGGGTTTGGGCAAGACGGATTTTCATTTTTTGGCTAATCCTTTCGAAAATTTTCAATCGGTTCTTAATAATCCTTCTTTTATTAAATCCTTGCAAAATACGGGGCTGATTTGGATAATCAATTTTATCCCCCAGATAGCGCTGGCGTTGCTGCTCACCGCATGGTTCACCAATGAACGCCTCAGGGTAAAAGGGCAGGGGGCGTTCAAGGTTATGCTGTACATGCCGAACATCATTACAGCGGCAACCATAGCAATATTGTTTAACTCCCTGTTCGCCTATCCCATGAGTCCGGTCAACTACCTTGCCGTGAAATTGGGGTTTATAGATGCACCGATGAATTTCCTGCTTCAAAAATGGACGGCCCGGGGTATCGTGGCGTTCATCCAGTTCTGGATGTGGTACGGCAGCACAATGATCGTGCTTATTGCCGGCGTAATGGGCATAAGTCCAACGCTGTTTGAGGCGGCTGCAATCGACGGCGCTTCGGGTATACAGACGTTCTTCCGCATAACCCTCCCCAGCTTACGGACAATATTGCTCTATACCCTTATCACGAGCATGATAGGCGGATTGCAGATATTCGATATACCGAGGCTGTTCCTCCTCGGCGGTCCCGATAACGCTACGCTTACAACGAGTGTATTTATTTTCAATCAGGCTTTCAGCGGAAGCTATCTTTACAACAGGGCGGCGGCTGCAAGTATGATTATGTTTCTTATAATAGGGGTATTGTCCGCGATATTGTTCTACGTTATGCGCGATAAAGATGCGGAGAAACAGAAAAAGGCGAAAAAAGAACTGGCAAGGGCGGCAAGGAGGTTCCCCTCATGA